In the genome of Bacteroidota bacterium, one region contains:
- a CDS encoding 5'-nucleotidase — translation MNKDSLQLTDTQSASLIIPYKIKLDSLMSEVLCYNEQDLNKQLPEGTLGNFVCDELMDYAAKNYNKPVDFCIYNHGGLRVGSIAKGNISVGKIFELAPFDNYLVVVELGGADCKKLFDLVAENNGTPCSKELRLSISNNKIVNATINNTVFDENKTYAIITNDYVANGGDKTEPMKNAKSVTNLNIMVRDALINNLRIKGKNGQSVKSTLDGRIEQVK, via the coding sequence ATGAATAAAGACTCTTTGCAGTTAACTGATACGCAAAGCGCCTCTTTAATTATTCCGTATAAAATTAAGTTGGATAGCTTAATGAGCGAAGTACTTTGTTACAATGAACAAGACCTGAATAAACAATTGCCTGAAGGTACGCTTGGTAATTTTGTGTGCGATGAATTAATGGATTATGCTGCCAAAAACTATAACAAGCCAGTTGATTTTTGTATATATAATCATGGTGGCTTACGTGTGGGTAGTATAGCAAAAGGAAATATAAGCGTTGGTAAAATATTTGAACTGGCTCCTTTTGACAATTATCTGGTAGTAGTAGAATTAGGTGGTGCTGACTGTAAAAAGTTATTTGATTTAGTCGCTGAAAACAATGGAACGCCTTGTTCAAAGGAATTGAGGTTGAGCATAAGCAATAATAAAATAGTGAATGCAACTATTAATAATACCGTATTTGATGAAAATAAAACCTATGCCATTATAACCAATGATTATGTAGCCAATGGTGGCGATAAAACAGAACCAATGAAAAATGCCAAATCGGTTACCAATTTAAATATAATGGTACGCGATGCATTGATTAACAATCTGCGTATAAAAGGAAAAAATGGTCAATCAGTTAAAAGCACTTTAGATGGAAGAATTGAACAAGTTAAATAG
- a CDS encoding metallophosphatase, with protein sequence MEELNKLNRRKFIKQSGLLLAGVSLVSSPLSLLANGKQTRLTILHTNDWHSRIDPFDKTDKNYAGLGGAEVRAAMIKKIRETEEHVLLLDAGDIFQGTPYFNFYGGELEYKLMSQMGYDCVTLGNHDFDNGLEGLYKQMPNANFDFVNCNYDFADTLIENKIAPYKIYKKGNLKIGVTGVGIELDGLVPQKLYGKIKYNDPVTSLNKTASFLKLEKKCDLVICLSHLGYKYNSDKVSDVSMVPLTSHVDLVLGGHTHTFLKEPTIIKNALQKNVIVNQVGWAGLNLGRIDFTFNERIGDEFMHTSQNVDIVDTNI encoded by the coding sequence ATGGAAGAATTGAACAAGTTAAATAGACGTAAGTTTATAAAGCAATCAGGTTTATTATTGGCGGGTGTTTCATTGGTAAGCAGTCCGCTAAGTTTGCTGGCTAATGGGAAACAAACCAGGTTAACCATTTTACATACCAACGATTGGCATAGCAGGATAGATCCATTTGATAAAACCGATAAAAACTATGCTGGTTTGGGTGGTGCCGAAGTGAGAGCCGCCATGATTAAAAAAATACGCGAAACGGAAGAACATGTTTTATTGCTTGATGCAGGCGATATTTTCCAAGGTACACCCTACTTTAATTTTTATGGAGGCGAGTTAGAGTATAAACTGATGAGCCAAATGGGTTACGACTGTGTTACGTTAGGTAACCATGATTTTGATAATGGACTGGAAGGTTTATATAAACAAATGCCTAATGCCAATTTCGACTTTGTCAATTGTAATTATGATTTTGCCGATACCTTGATTGAAAATAAAATAGCTCCTTATAAAATATACAAAAAAGGAAATTTAAAAATTGGGGTAACGGGTGTAGGAATTGAGTTAGACGGATTGGTTCCTCAAAAGCTGTACGGAAAAATTAAATACAACGACCCTGTAACCAGTTTAAATAAAACGGCTTCCTTCCTTAAACTGGAAAAGAAATGCGATTTAGTCATTTGTTTATCGCATTTGGGTTATAAATACAATAGCGATAAAGTGAGTGATGTTTCCATGGTGCCACTAACCAGCCATGTAGATTTGGTTTTAGGTGGGCATACCCATACTTTTTTAAAGGAACCTACTATTATAAAAAACGCGCTGCAAAAAAATGTAATTGTGAACCAGGTTGGATGGGCCGGTTTAAATTTAGGAAGGATAGATTTTACATTTAATGAGCGAATAGGGGATGAGTTTATGCACACTTCGCAAAATGTTGATATTGTAGATACAAACATCTGA
- the dnaA gene encoding chromosomal replication initiator protein DnaA — MSEQSSETVWNECLKLIQDNVNPQSFRTWFEPIKPIKLDSKVLTIQVPSQFFYEWLEEHYVTLLKKTLKQILGTGSRLEYNIIVENGTSNSNPYVVNLPGSTNSKIDVQEAGLGAALNSSIKNPFVIPGLKKVNIDANLNHNLTFDNYIEGDNNRLARAAGMSVASKPGGTAFNPLMFFGETGMGKTHLVHAIGNMVKQNNKNKVVLYVPIEKFTNQFVEAIRNNSNQDFLNYYQQVDVLIVDDVQFLENKQKTQEIFFTIFNHLHQQGKQLILTSDRAPKDLKGMDERLLSRFKWGLSADIQSPDFETRLAILEHMMYNDGINLHRDVVEYVAHNINTNVRELQGALVSLLAQSSLNKKEVTLDLAKQILKNFVKNNTREISIEFIQKLVCDYFTIPVEQVKSKTRKREIVQARQISMYYAKDLTKSSLKTIGMHFGGRDHSTVIHACQTVNDLMETDKKFRADIEEIGKRIKMNLV; from the coding sequence ATGAGTGAACAGTCTAGCGAAACAGTGTGGAATGAGTGCTTGAAATTAATTCAAGATAATGTTAATCCCCAAAGCTTTAGAACCTGGTTTGAACCCATCAAACCAATAAAATTAGATAGTAAAGTATTGACTATACAAGTACCCAGTCAATTTTTTTACGAGTGGCTTGAGGAGCATTATGTGACGCTACTGAAAAAAACACTTAAACAAATACTAGGCACAGGAAGTCGTTTAGAGTACAATATCATTGTAGAAAACGGTACTTCTAATTCAAATCCTTATGTTGTAAACTTACCGGGCAGCACCAATTCAAAAATTGATGTACAGGAAGCAGGTTTGGGTGCAGCTTTAAATTCAAGCATTAAAAATCCATTTGTTATTCCGGGTTTAAAAAAGGTAAATATTGATGCCAACTTAAACCATAACTTAACTTTTGATAATTATATTGAAGGCGATAATAATAGATTAGCTCGCGCTGCGGGTATGTCTGTTGCTTCTAAGCCGGGCGGTACTGCTTTTAATCCATTGATGTTTTTTGGTGAAACGGGTATGGGTAAAACCCACTTGGTACACGCCATAGGTAACATGGTAAAACAAAACAACAAAAACAAAGTAGTTTTGTATGTACCTATTGAAAAGTTCACCAACCAGTTTGTTGAGGCAATCAGAAATAACTCTAACCAGGATTTTTTAAATTACTACCAACAAGTTGATGTATTAATAGTAGATGATGTTCAGTTTTTAGAGAACAAACAAAAAACACAGGAAATATTCTTTACCATTTTTAACCATTTACACCAACAAGGTAAACAGCTTATTTTAACCAGTGATAGAGCTCCAAAAGACTTAAAAGGAATGGACGAGCGTTTGTTAAGCAGGTTTAAATGGGGGCTTTCAGCCGATATTCAATCACCCGATTTTGAAACACGCTTAGCCATATTGGAGCACATGATGTACAACGATGGTATTAATTTACACAGAGACGTTGTAGAATATGTAGCCCATAATATTAATACCAATGTAAGAGAGTTACAAGGTGCTTTGGTAAGTTTATTGGCACAATCATCGTTAAACAAAAAAGAAGTTACGCTTGATTTAGCTAAACAGATATTGAAAAACTTTGTGAAGAACAACACACGTGAAATTTCAATTGAGTTTATTCAAAAATTAGTTTGCGATTACTTTACTATTCCGGTAGAGCAAGTGAAATCAAAAACACGTAAACGTGAAATTGTACAGGCTCGTCAAATAAGCATGTATTACGCTAAGGACTTAACTAAATCATCGTTAAAAACAATAGGAATGCATTTTGGTGGCAGAGATCACTCTACCGTTATCCATGCTTGCCAAACCGTTAATGATTTAATGGAAACAGACAAAAAATTCCGTGCTGATATTGAAGAAATAGGTAAACGTATTAAAATGAATTTGGTATAA
- a CDS encoding (Fe-S)-binding protein — protein sequence MKIDLFIPCFIDQFNPQTGFNMVKVLEKAGCQVNYNIEQTCCGLPAFNAGQWNDARQVSEKLLNEITPDRTFVCASTACTGMIRNSYDLLFQNSSYHNKFRQLQKRTFELSEFLVDVLKKDNIGSKFFAKAAFMDTCTGLNGCNVKAQPRALLNNVEGLELIEIKDQDECCGFGGNFSVTNPDLSVHMGNKKIDAIIESGAQIVISTDYSCLLHLNSILHKKGSSLKVMHIADVLAQGL from the coding sequence ATGAAAATAGATTTATTTATACCTTGTTTTATTGACCAGTTTAACCCGCAAACAGGGTTTAACATGGTTAAGGTGCTTGAAAAAGCAGGTTGCCAGGTTAATTATAATATAGAACAAACATGTTGTGGCTTACCTGCTTTTAATGCGGGCCAATGGAACGATGCCCGACAAGTAAGCGAAAAGCTCTTGAATGAAATTACTCCCGACAGAACTTTTGTTTGTGCTTCTACCGCTTGCACAGGTATGATTAGAAACTCTTATGATTTGTTATTTCAAAATTCATCATACCATAATAAGTTTCGTCAGCTACAAAAACGTACATTCGAGTTAAGCGAGTTTTTGGTTGATGTGTTAAAAAAAGACAATATAGGTTCCAAGTTTTTTGCTAAAGCCGCTTTTATGGATACCTGCACCGGTTTAAACGGCTGTAATGTAAAAGCCCAGCCACGGGCTTTATTAAACAATGTAGAAGGCTTAGAGTTAATTGAAATAAAAGACCAGGATGAGTGTTGCGGGTTTGGCGGTAATTTTTCTGTAACCAATCCCGATTTATCCGTTCATATGGGTAATAAAAAAATAGATGCCATTATTGAAAGTGGCGCACAAATAGTTATATCAACTGATTATAGCTGTTTATTACATTTAAACAGCATACTACACAAAAAAGGAAGTTCACTAAAGGTAATGCATATTGCTGATGTGTTGGCACAAGGCTTATAA
- a CDS encoding helix-turn-helix transcriptional regulator — translation MLTQGGILKKLIKEKGYRQEDFAASIPVSRTYLIRLFDKKYLKQDFLELACKELSVDISVFDIDTQIVEEPPAKYGKNKNDEESIEYWQKEAYKHLKEIVKLTTENTRLKKIIEDNGLSTLTHEEKVTEALKVVKDFGERQHKFEKTNPIKK, via the coding sequence ATGTTAACACAAGGGGGAATCTTAAAAAAACTAATAAAAGAAAAGGGTTACCGACAGGAAGATTTTGCCGCGAGTATTCCCGTATCTAGGACTTACCTGATACGGTTGTTTGATAAAAAATATTTAAAACAAGACTTTTTAGAATTAGCCTGTAAAGAATTAAGTGTAGACATTTCTGTATTTGATATTGACACGCAAATAGTAGAAGAGCCTCCGGCTAAATATGGAAAAAATAAAAATGATGAGGAGAGTATTGAATACTGGCAAAAAGAGGCCTATAAACACTTAAAAGAAATAGTAAAATTAACTACCGAAAATACCCGCTTAAAAAAAATAATCGAAGATAACGGACTTAGTACATTAACACACGAAGAAAAAGTAACTGAAGCCCTAAAAGTGGTTAAAGATTTTGGAGAAAGACAACATAAATTTGAAAAAACAAACCCTATAAAAAAATAA
- a CDS encoding MFS transporter, with protein MLKTELNNKKVINSWAMYDWANSVFSLTIATAIFPIYFNKMCKVASVEQGAMVDGVYYLNIFGLKVIGSELYSFVVSAGFLIVAFLSPLLSGIADFKQNKKLFLKLFCYTGSISCMGMYFFTADTIGFGVILFMLSLVGFAGSIVFYNAFLPEIASEDMLDKVSAKGFSMGYIGSVILLIINLLTIMMPHWFFSIQSKAVELLTTNPYMGAEGALKEAESFYAGIATRLSFVSVGIWWAGFAQIMFKNVPEIHSNKKYEGNILNKGFEELKKVWLQVKTQPTLLKYLCGFFFASMGVQTVMYVASLFGEEQLHLDTSVLIGTILVIQLIAILGAWAFSRISAAIGNIYTLIITIIVWIVICFLAYLITDTPAYFTFGTTQIKKVIIHFMGLGALVGIVMGGIQSMFRSTYAKLIPEGTKDNASFFSFYDVCEKGAIVLGTFSYGLLNGITHNMRLSVVALAIYFLIGLVFIVQIKNFKSYTSSVN; from the coding sequence ATGCTTAAAACGGAACTTAATAATAAGAAAGTAATCAACTCATGGGCCATGTATGATTGGGCCAATTCGGTTTTTTCCCTCACCATAGCCACCGCCATTTTCCCTATTTATTTTAATAAAATGTGTAAAGTAGCATCTGTTGAACAAGGTGCAATGGTTGATGGAGTTTATTACTTAAATATTTTCGGGTTAAAAGTAATCGGGTCAGAGTTATACTCCTTTGTTGTTTCAGCAGGTTTCTTAATAGTAGCTTTTTTAAGTCCCTTGCTTTCTGGTATTGCCGATTTTAAACAGAACAAAAAGTTATTCCTGAAACTATTTTGTTACACAGGTTCCATAAGTTGTATGGGCATGTATTTTTTTACAGCCGATACCATAGGCTTTGGTGTTATTTTATTTATGCTTAGTTTGGTTGGTTTTGCGGGGAGTATTGTTTTTTACAATGCATTTTTACCGGAAATAGCCAGTGAGGATATGCTGGATAAAGTAAGTGCAAAAGGCTTTTCAATGGGTTATATAGGTAGTGTAATATTATTAATTATAAACCTGTTAACTATTATGATGCCCCATTGGTTTTTTTCTATTCAAAGCAAGGCAGTAGAATTGTTAACCACCAACCCTTACATGGGAGCTGAAGGAGCCTTAAAAGAAGCCGAAAGTTTTTATGCAGGCATTGCTACCCGTTTATCGTTTGTATCGGTAGGTATTTGGTGGGCGGGCTTTGCACAGATTATGTTTAAGAATGTACCAGAAATACACTCCAATAAAAAATACGAAGGCAATATTTTAAATAAAGGATTTGAAGAATTAAAGAAGGTTTGGTTACAGGTAAAAACACAACCTACCTTATTAAAGTACTTATGTGGTTTTTTCTTTGCCAGTATGGGTGTACAAACAGTTATGTACGTAGCTAGTTTATTTGGCGAAGAACAATTGCATTTAGATACTTCCGTTTTAATAGGAACTATTTTGGTTATTCAATTGATAGCTATTTTAGGAGCCTGGGCCTTTTCCCGTATTTCAGCAGCCATTGGCAATATTTATACTTTAATTATAACCATCATTGTTTGGATAGTCATTTGTTTCTTAGCCTATTTAATTACTGATACGCCAGCGTATTTTACATTTGGTACAACACAAATAAAAAAAGTAATTATACATTTTATGGGTTTAGGTGCTTTGGTAGGTATAGTAATGGGTGGTATACAGTCTATGTTTAGAAGCACTTATGCTAAATTGATTCCAGAAGGTACAAAAGACAACGCCTCTTTTTTTAGTTTTTACGATGTATGCGAAAAAGGCGCCATTGTATTAGGTACTTTTAGTTACGGATTATTAAATGGCATTACCCATAACATGCGTTTATCCGTTGTGGCATTGGCCATTTATTTTTTAATTGGATTGGTTTTTATTGTGCAGATAAAAAACTTTAAGAGTTATACAAGTAGCGTAAATTAA